The Candidatus Limnocylindrales bacterium genome includes a window with the following:
- a CDS encoding glycosyltransferase family 39 protein gives MNRTLFYSLVALGLAWRIWMLTHYRLVSGGDVDVYLADEGIVGLMGKHILEQHALPVFFYGQSYLGALEAYVAALFFALFGVGLTSLRAVPLVFSIALGVVVYRFAYRFHSVAVARWATALVAVAPMYFLQWNLKARGGFVEHVFLLFVVMLLFWSFYLYRRRDPATAFALGLAAGVALWVNQLVGAYLAAMAFLLLLDREDRRGWKEAAIGLVLGSCLLIGYNVVHPLATVRSLARKALVMNRVEASERDDAWARRGFEKRIAALGDGLDKLGIVFGVPPGADVERLGMSEEARAGGPLAPLRRRLFVLPLVVFAIALVAARPRRGPGGWSAIGSDPLLALFLVITFVVGYVSPRYMLPAYPLAAILAAALVTRLTGVRRAWMTAGLAAVLLFHLTGWVDAAMMPPAADDDRGEVLVRWLDDRGIRACYSASPLYHVVFAGGERVVISPLQKDRYPAYDDRIEATDSICYVFRDDQTAKRQHLAMLDLLKTKGVRYAEQRVGSYSVLYDFEPRRALRAGDVEAVRTAPAPGGAGNEGDESTDRTE, from the coding sequence GTGAATCGAACGTTGTTCTACAGCCTCGTGGCCCTCGGCCTCGCGTGGCGGATCTGGATGCTGACGCACTACCGGCTCGTCAGCGGCGGCGACGTCGACGTCTACCTCGCCGACGAGGGAATCGTCGGGCTGATGGGCAAGCACATCCTCGAGCAGCATGCGCTGCCGGTGTTCTTCTACGGCCAGTCATATCTCGGCGCGCTCGAAGCCTACGTGGCGGCGCTGTTCTTCGCGCTCTTCGGCGTAGGCCTGACATCGCTTCGTGCGGTGCCGCTGGTGTTCTCGATCGCGCTCGGAGTCGTCGTCTACCGCTTCGCGTACCGCTTTCATTCGGTGGCCGTGGCGCGCTGGGCAACCGCGCTCGTCGCGGTTGCGCCGATGTACTTCCTGCAGTGGAACCTCAAGGCGCGAGGCGGCTTCGTCGAGCACGTCTTCCTGCTGTTCGTCGTGATGCTGCTGTTCTGGTCGTTCTATCTCTATCGCCGGCGCGATCCGGCAACCGCGTTTGCGCTCGGGCTCGCTGCGGGAGTCGCGCTGTGGGTCAACCAGCTCGTCGGTGCCTATCTCGCGGCGATGGCTTTTCTCCTGCTGCTGGATCGGGAGGATCGCCGCGGCTGGAAAGAGGCCGCCATCGGTCTCGTTCTCGGTTCGTGCCTTCTCATCGGCTACAACGTCGTGCATCCGCTCGCGACGGTGCGATCGCTCGCTCGCAAGGCGCTGGTGATGAATCGCGTCGAGGCGAGCGAACGCGACGATGCGTGGGCGAGGAGGGGGTTCGAAAAGCGCATCGCAGCGCTCGGCGACGGGCTCGACAAGCTCGGCATCGTGTTCGGGGTGCCGCCGGGCGCCGACGTGGAGCGGCTCGGCATGAGCGAGGAGGCACGGGCAGGCGGGCCGCTGGCGCCGCTTCGCAGGCGGCTATTCGTGCTGCCGCTCGTGGTCTTTGCCATCGCACTGGTCGCTGCGCGCCCGCGCCGCGGGCCGGGCGGCTGGTCGGCGATCGGCTCGGATCCGCTGCTTGCGCTGTTCCTCGTCATCACGTTCGTCGTCGGCTACGTGAGTCCCAGGTACATGCTCCCGGCTTACCCGCTGGCCGCGATCCTCGCTGCCGCGCTGGTCACGCGCCTGACCGGCGTCCGCAGGGCCTGGATGACGGCCGGCCTTGCCGCGGTACTGCTGTTTCATCTCACGGGCTGGGTCGATGCGGCCATGATGCCGCCGGCTGCCGACGACGACCGAGGCGAGGTGCTCGTGCGATGGCTGGATGACCGCGGCATCCGTGCCTGTTATAGCGCGTCACCGCTTTACCACGTCGTCTTTGCGGGCGGGGAAAGGGTCGTGATTTCGCCGCTGCAGAAAGACCGGTATCCGGCCTACGACGACCGGATCGAGGCAACCGACTCGATCTGTTACGTGTTCCGCGACGACCAGACGGCCAAACGCCAGCACCTGGCGATGCTCGACCTGCTGAAGACGAAAGGTGTGCGGTACGCGGAGCAGCGCGTGGGGTCCTACAGCGTACTCTACGATTTCGAGCCGCGGCGCGCGTTGCGTGCCGGCGACGTCGAAGCCGTACGCACCGCGCCGGCGCCGGGCGGCGCTGGAAACGAAGGCGACGAATCGACCGACAGGACGGAGTGA
- a CDS encoding nucleotide sugar dehydrogenase, with protein sequence MTNELEKKIQDGTARAAVVGLGYVGLPLAVELAHSGLHVTGIDVSKKKVDAINAGRSYILDVPSERVDALVNKGLLDATTDFAAVSGLDTINICVPTPLRKTREPDLSFVISAIDSLLPHMRPGQLLILESTTYPGTTDEIVLPRLRSVGLEPGRDVEVAFSPERTDPGNKLFDTRRIPKVVGGCTPLASRAARALYGRCIDQVVMVSSPRVAEMVKLLENTFRSVNIALANEMAMMCAHLGIDVWEVIDAAATKPFGFMPFYPGPGLGGHCIPVDPLYLTWKARAEGFEPRFIELAGQINAQKPEFVAQKVSDALNDRRKSLKGSSILALGVAYKRDVDDVRESPALDVMTLLAAKGAKITYSDPFVPEIELRGNKLKSVEPAAAALAAADAVLLLTDHTAFDRPAIASASKLLIDTRNAFKGIDGDHILRV encoded by the coding sequence ATGACGAATGAGCTTGAAAAGAAGATCCAGGACGGAACGGCGCGCGCGGCCGTGGTCGGGCTCGGCTACGTGGGCCTGCCGCTGGCTGTCGAGCTCGCGCATTCGGGCCTGCACGTCACCGGCATCGACGTGTCGAAGAAGAAGGTCGACGCGATCAACGCCGGACGTTCGTACATCCTCGACGTTCCGAGCGAGCGCGTCGACGCGCTCGTCAACAAGGGGCTTCTCGACGCGACCACCGACTTTGCGGCGGTCTCGGGGCTCGACACGATCAACATCTGCGTGCCGACGCCGCTGCGCAAGACGCGCGAGCCCGACCTGTCGTTCGTGATCAGCGCGATCGACAGCCTGCTTCCGCACATGCGGCCCGGCCAGCTGCTGATCCTCGAAAGCACGACGTATCCGGGCACGACCGACGAGATCGTGCTGCCGCGGCTGCGTTCCGTCGGGCTCGAGCCCGGACGCGACGTCGAAGTCGCGTTCTCGCCCGAGCGCACCGATCCGGGCAACAAGCTGTTCGACACGCGGCGGATTCCGAAGGTCGTCGGCGGCTGCACGCCTCTCGCGAGCCGCGCGGCGCGTGCGCTCTACGGGCGCTGCATCGACCAGGTCGTCATGGTCAGCTCGCCGCGCGTCGCCGAGATGGTCAAGCTGCTCGAGAACACGTTCCGCAGCGTCAACATCGCGCTCGCCAACGAGATGGCGATGATGTGCGCCCATCTCGGAATCGACGTGTGGGAAGTGATCGACGCCGCTGCGACCAAGCCGTTCGGATTCATGCCGTTCTATCCGGGCCCCGGGCTCGGAGGGCACTGCATCCCGGTCGATCCGCTCTATCTGACATGGAAGGCGAGGGCGGAGGGATTCGAGCCGCGCTTCATCGAGCTCGCCGGCCAGATCAATGCGCAGAAGCCGGAGTTCGTGGCGCAGAAGGTCAGCGATGCGCTCAACGACCGTCGCAAGTCGCTCAAGGGGTCGAGCATTCTGGCGCTCGGCGTGGCGTACAAGCGCGACGTCGACGACGTGCGCGAGTCGCCGGCGCTCGATGTGATGACGCTGCTCGCCGCCAAAGGCGCAAAGATCACGTATTCGGATCCGTTCGTCCCGGAGATCGAGCTGCGCGGCAACAAGTTGAAGAGCGTCGAGCCTGCGGCCGCGGCGCTGGCCGCAGCCGATGCCGTGCTGCTGCTGACCGATCACACGGCATTCGACCGTCCGGCCATCGCGTCGGCGTCCAAGCTGCTGATCGACACGCGCAACGCATTCAAGGGCATCGACGGAGACCACATCCTGCGGGTCTGA
- a CDS encoding glycosyltransferase, which yields MPPADTATDRINGTRIGTGGLDLGAGREPAGERSNVRRRIGLVIGQLTYGGAEGQLFELARGLSQSKLADPVVYCLSESDEPYASRLREAGIRVRVFASRGSFDVGRVLALRRALAADRIEVVHAFLFLASGYSYLATRGLAGVRLVTSARNCKPEPNPVRRAVLRAAFRASSRVLCNSREMARYAASYYGAPAERTAVVLNGVDTARFFVERRAHEGLRIGTVGRLERQKNLGMFLDAAEMVLARRPDARFEIVGDGSLRDHWKAEIARRSLDHAVSLPGTRSDIPQLFAGLDQFWLTSDWEGTPNVVLEAMAAGLAVIATRVGGTPEVIDDRRSGILVEPGDAAAVASASLELAGAPDVARELGASARKSTAERFSIDAMVRATTRVYEQAVAGVHA from the coding sequence ATGCCGCCGGCCGACACAGCGACGGACCGTATCAACGGAACGCGGATCGGCACCGGCGGGCTCGATCTCGGCGCGGGCCGCGAGCCGGCCGGCGAGCGCAGCAACGTGCGCAGGCGGATCGGGCTGGTGATCGGACAACTCACATATGGCGGCGCCGAAGGACAGCTGTTCGAGCTTGCGCGCGGGCTTTCGCAATCGAAGCTCGCCGATCCGGTCGTGTACTGCCTGTCCGAAAGCGACGAGCCGTACGCAAGCCGTCTGCGCGAGGCGGGAATCCGGGTGCGTGTGTTCGCGTCGCGCGGCAGCTTCGACGTCGGACGCGTGCTCGCGCTCAGGCGCGCGCTTGCTGCGGACCGCATCGAGGTCGTCCACGCGTTCCTCTTCCTTGCGAGCGGATATTCCTATCTCGCAACCCGCGGCCTTGCCGGAGTGCGCCTCGTGACGTCGGCACGCAACTGCAAGCCGGAGCCGAACCCGGTCCGGCGCGCGGTGCTGCGCGCCGCCTTTCGCGCGTCGTCGCGCGTGCTGTGCAACTCGCGCGAGATGGCACGCTACGCGGCGAGCTACTACGGCGCACCGGCCGAGCGCACGGCAGTGGTGCTGAACGGCGTCGATACGGCCCGGTTCTTCGTCGAGAGGCGGGCGCACGAAGGGCTGCGCATCGGCACGGTCGGCCGCCTCGAGCGCCAGAAGAACCTCGGGATGTTCCTCGACGCCGCGGAAATGGTTCTGGCCCGCCGCCCCGACGCCCGCTTCGAAATCGTCGGAGACGGCTCGCTGCGTGATCACTGGAAGGCCGAGATTGCGCGGCGCAGCCTCGATCATGCGGTCTCACTGCCCGGAACGCGCAGCGACATTCCGCAGCTCTTTGCCGGCCTCGACCAGTTCTGGCTGACGTCCGACTGGGAGGGCACGCCGAACGTCGTGCTCGAAGCCATGGCGGCAGGCCTCGCCGTGATCGCGACGCGCGTCGGCGGCACGCCCGAAGTCATCGACGATCGCCGCTCGGGCATTCTCGTCGAGCCCGGCGATGCTGCTGCCGTTGCGAGCGCATCGCTCGAGCTGGCGGGTGCGCCGGACGTGGCGCGTGAGCTCGGGGCCAGCGCTCGCAAGAGCACGGCGGAGCGTTTTTCGATCGACGCCATGGTGCGGGCGACGACGCGAGTCTACGAGCAGGCCGTCGCCGGGGTGCACGCATGA